TTGAAGGTATAACGTTTCTTGAATAGCATCCCAGTCTTTTTTGCTAATCATAACGGCTTCGCTATCTTCATTTTTACCTGAAATGTAAATGGGCTCATTGTTTTTGTTGACGTCTTTTAGTAATTGATAAAAGACTTTTCTAGCTTGGCTAGGGTTTACAATCGACATAGATTATTCCTCCTTTTTTATTTATTATAGCGTACTTAAAAACGTACGTCAACAAAACTGTAGATACATGAAATGACATAGAATCGTGTATCTTCTATACAACCCCCGCAATAGGAAGCGAGTGCCATTAAATAGCTTGGTATACTAAAATAAATTTAGGTCAGGATATGCGAGGCAAAAATGTCATTCTCTCTGTTTCTTTTGCATTTAGGCTGAAAAGATTCGTCGTGAGCAGACCCGAAAAACGACGTAATAGCTGATTATATTTTTCGTGAAAAAAAAAAGAAGTTCCCTTTGCCTTTTTTAGCAGGGAGCTTCTTAAATAATCAAGTAAAAGATTAACGAGTTAATCACTCGGAAAGAAAAAGGAATATATGAAATTGTTTAAAGTAATGTATTGAAACCCTT
This genomic interval from Carnobacterium funditum DSM 5970 contains the following:
- a CDS encoding type II toxin-antitoxin system Phd/YefM family antitoxin — encoded protein: MSIVNPSQARKVFYQLLKDVNKNNEPIYISGKNEDSEAVMISKKDWDAIQETLYLQ